One window of the Vicinamibacteria bacterium genome contains the following:
- a CDS encoding DUF1028 domain-containing protein produces the protein MTSLALALFLSAPPVRPVSTFSIVARDPATGQMGVAVQSHWFSVGAVVPWAEAGVGAVATQSFVDPSYGPLGLALMRTGRSAPEALAGLLAGDPGREVRQVGMVDEKGRVATHTGRLCVPAAGGQAGAQYTVQANLMDKSTVWPAMARAFESAPGDLAERMLAALDAAQAEGGDIRGQQSAALLVVKAVSSGRPWADKVFDLRVEDHRDPLPELRRLVRVQRAYNHMGTGDDCVAVRDWACAEQEYGAARNLEPANAEMAFWHAVALTTGGKLDAAKPLFAQAFAADPRWRELARRLPGVGQLPSDPRVLEAILAVP, from the coding sequence CCTCGCCCTCTTCCTGTCCGCCCCGCCCGTCCGACCCGTCAGCACCTTCTCGATCGTGGCCCGCGATCCCGCCACCGGTCAGATGGGTGTCGCCGTCCAGAGCCACTGGTTCTCGGTGGGGGCGGTCGTCCCCTGGGCGGAGGCGGGGGTGGGGGCCGTGGCCACCCAGTCCTTCGTCGATCCCTCTTACGGACCGCTCGGCCTCGCCCTCATGCGCACGGGCCGCTCCGCCCCTGAGGCCTTGGCGGGCCTCTTGGCCGGGGACCCCGGTCGTGAGGTGCGCCAGGTGGGGATGGTGGACGAGAAGGGCCGCGTGGCCACCCACACCGGCCGCCTCTGTGTGCCGGCCGCGGGCGGCCAGGCAGGGGCGCAGTACACGGTACAGGCCAACCTCATGGACAAGTCCACGGTGTGGCCGGCCATGGCCCGGGCCTTCGAGTCCGCGCCGGGCGATCTGGCCGAGCGCATGCTCGCCGCCCTCGACGCCGCCCAGGCGGAAGGGGGCGATATCCGCGGCCAGCAGTCAGCGGCCCTGCTGGTGGTCAAGGCCGTTTCCAGCGGGCGGCCCTGGGCGGACAAGGTCTTCGACCTGCGCGTGGAAGACCACCGGGACCCCCTGCCCGAGCTGCGCCGGCTGGTCCGTGTCCAGCGGGCCTACAATCATATGGGGACGGGCGACGACTGCGTGGCGGTCAGGGACTGGGCCTGCGCGGAGCAAGAGTACGGGGCGGCGCGGAACCTGGAGCCCGCGAACGCGGAGATGGCCTTCTGGCACGCGGTCGCCCTGACCACGGGCGGCAAGCTCGATGCGGCCAAGCCCCTCTTCGCGCAGGCCTTCGCCGCCGACCCCCGCTGGCGCGAGCTGGCCCGCCGGCTGCCCGGGGTCGGCCAGCTCCCTTCCGACCCGAGGGTCCTGGAGGCGATCCTGGCCGTACCATAA